The Spiroplasma clarkii genome has a window encoding:
- a CDS encoding PTS sugar transporter subunit IIA: MGLFTKDKALEIMAPVDGEIIELSKVEDEVFAEGMLGEGLAFIPANGKFYAPMDGTLVTVFPSGHAYGIKNKSGVEALLHIGMDTVSLDGEGFDVKVKQDKKVMAGDLLVEVDLDLIAKKVPSIQTPLVFTSESMNGKKIEILKTGKVKQGEAIAKIV, translated from the coding sequence ATGGGATTATTTACAAAAGACAAAGCTTTAGAAATAATGGCACCTGTTGACGGTGAGATTATTGAATTAAGCAAAGTAGAAGATGAAGTATTTGCTGAAGGAATGCTAGGTGAGGGTCTAGCTTTTATACCAGCAAATGGTAAGTTCTATGCACCTATGGATGGAACACTTGTAACAGTCTTTCCATCAGGTCATGCCTATGGAATTAAGAATAAAAGTGGTGTAGAAGCATTGCTACACATTGGAATGGACACAGTTTCACTTGATGGAGAAGGGTTTGATGTAAAAGTCAAACAAGATAAAAAAGTTATGGCCGGAGATTTACTTGTAGAAGTTGATCTAGACTTAATTGCAAAAAAAGTACCTTCAATTCAAACACCACTAGTTTTCACTAGTGAATCAATGAACGGTAAAAAAATTGAAATTCTAAAAACAGGTAAGGTAAAACAGGGAGAAGCTATTGCCAAAATTGTGTAA
- a CDS encoding DUF4209 domain-containing protein, translated as MKDNWINNFIESKKDLFLDIVAVKACEDVVNKVANDKNVDKVFQEKPNQLYIEMEKIFDTTTDDFMIAIIGFSFKTGIFFMPNDLNFSGKLDIYKGKDGKRFVEFSKKSLEAFLKIVDILLENEVQYTLISEMLGMVLGTSNNDEKTQIKEKLKKWVEITNFTDDEELSVKKFWFLVKAISTLLDYKDVNQNPDILLKIDNMIEFSKGQGDTAKSNRSKFNQMGFDCIFPPAFDLKMKYYQKNGNKESEKNTARELAEFYETVAQKRIEVLDANNLQVAIKLYEDIVRLCHSCGIQEKLAIAKKRLDDLKRQLEEIPNSSKVIFNENLKDLLPEETKTIINNLTNGFPCLSLIDQIRFIIKHLPLVTRKEIQAIREHNKKNMPLFEFFNKRIINENEQTVFSTNSEESKESYTLFHHINEIMIVFGSLSEVMFENHFDVDLLKYMLKKESILEKRLYFINKGLKLFLSGDFYIALYVIVPQIEYWFREVVYQNGGQTSNLNSFPIEQTKALSFMFKSPELKSYLGEDVCWLFEEMMTKEPMNIRNKIAHGLDLNDNGFCVYFILCVIKLMLEPELNEM; from the coding sequence GTGAAAGACAATTGAATAAATAATTTTATTGAAAGTAAGAAGGATCTGTTTTTAGATATTGTAGCCGTAAAAGCATGTGAAGATGTTGTAAATAAAGTTGCTAATGACAAAAATGTTGATAAGGTTTTTCAAGAAAAGCCAAATCAACTATATATTGAAATGGAAAAGATATTTGACACCACAACTGATGACTTTATGATTGCAATTATAGGATTTTCATTCAAAACAGGTATCTTCTTTATGCCAAATGACTTAAACTTTTCAGGTAAACTTGATATTTATAAGGGTAAAGATGGTAAAAGGTTTGTTGAATTTTCAAAAAAATCTTTGGAAGCCTTTTTAAAAATTGTAGATATCTTATTAGAAAACGAGGTGCAGTATACACTTATTTCAGAGATGCTTGGGATGGTACTGGGAACCTCAAATAATGATGAGAAAACTCAAATTAAAGAAAAACTTAAGAAATGGGTTGAGATAACCAATTTTACTGATGATGAAGAATTGTCAGTGAAGAAGTTTTGATTTTTAGTTAAAGCTATAAGCACTTTATTAGACTATAAAGATGTTAATCAAAATCCAGATATATTGTTAAAGATTGACAATATGATTGAATTTTCTAAAGGCCAAGGAGATACTGCAAAATCAAATCGTTCAAAATTTAACCAAATGGGATTTGACTGTATATTTCCTCCTGCCTTTGATTTAAAAATGAAGTATTATCAAAAGAATGGAAATAAAGAAAGTGAAAAAAACACTGCTAGAGAACTAGCAGAATTTTATGAAACAGTTGCCCAAAAGAGAATTGAAGTTTTAGATGCTAATAATCTGCAAGTTGCAATTAAACTTTATGAAGATATTGTTAGACTGTGTCACTCATGTGGCATTCAAGAAAAACTTGCAATTGCCAAAAAGAGACTAGATGATTTAAAAAGACAACTTGAAGAAATACCTAATTCTAGTAAGGTTATTTTTAATGAAAATTTAAAAGATCTATTACCTGAAGAAACAAAGACAATAATCAATAATCTTACTAATGGATTTCCTTGCCTTAGTTTAATTGATCAAATCAGATTTATTATTAAACATTTACCATTAGTAACTAGAAAAGAAATTCAAGCTATAAGAGAGCATAATAAGAAAAATATGCCACTCTTTGAATTCTTTAACAAACGCATTATAAACGAAAATGAACAAACAGTATTCTCAACAAATAGCGAAGAGAGCAAAGAGAGTTATACCTTGTTTCATCATATTAATGAGATTATGATAGTGTTTGGCAGTTTATCAGAAGTGATGTTTGAAAATCATTTTGACGTTGATTTATTAAAATATATGCTTAAAAAGGAATCAATATTAGAGAAGAGACTGTATTTTATAAATAAAGGACTTAAACTATTTTTAAGTGGGGACTTTTATATTGCACTATATGTTATTGTCCCACAGATTGAGTATTGATTTAGAGAAGTGGTATACCAAAATGGTGGACAAACATCAAATTTAAATAGCTTTCCAATAGAACAAACTAAGGCTTTATCATTTATGTTTAAATCACCAGAATTAAAAAGTTATCTCGGAGAAGATGTATGTTGATTGTTTGAAGAGATGATGACAAAAGAACCAATGAATATCAGGAATAAAATTGCTCATGGACTGGATTTAAATGACAATGGATTTTGTGTATACTTCATACTATGTGTAATAAAGTTAATGTTAGAACCAGAATTAAATGAGATGTAA
- the ptsP gene encoding phosphoenolpyruvate--protein phosphotransferase yields the protein MANKMMGIGASAGVAVAKVYILDEQPIVIPQDTAKDVTAELANVSQAITKAKADLENLQKIAQEKLGAEKAAIFEAHASILEDPALTEEFETLIKTQSYNGAKAIGEVAEKYIAMFSAMEDDYFRERAADVKDVTDRLIRYILNLPVADLASIAEEVIIVAEDLTPSQTAQLNPAYVKGFACNVGGRTSHAAIMARSLEIPAVLGLKTILSAVSATDVLAMDGATGEIEINPQKTDVWTKKAETFKKEKAELEQFKTKKTVTKDGFDGFVLEGNIGSPKDVAAVLENGGEGIGLFRSEFLYMDNDHFPTEEEQFEAYKQVVTDMQGKVTIIRTLDIGGDKKLSYFKFPEEMNPFLGYRAIRFTLDRKDIFKDQIRALLRASAFGPVGIMFPMIATVDEFKTAKQFTLDCKAELEKAGVAVGKDLQIGMMVEIPAAAVLADQFAKYADFFSVGTNDLIQYSMAADRMSEHVTYLYQPYNPAILKLLKLTIDGAHKHGKWAGMCGEMAGEPEAVPLLMGLGLDAYSMSATSITKARSIMAKLTRKETAELANKALECDTTDEVLALVHKLMQTK from the coding sequence ATGGCAAATAAAATGATGGGAATTGGTGCTAGTGCTGGTGTGGCAGTAGCAAAAGTTTATATTTTAGATGAACAACCAATTGTAATTCCACAAGATACAGCAAAGGATGTTACAGCTGAATTAGCAAATGTTAGTCAAGCTATTACAAAGGCAAAAGCAGATTTAGAAAATTTGCAAAAAATAGCTCAAGAAAAATTAGGAGCAGAAAAAGCAGCAATTTTTGAAGCTCATGCTTCAATTTTAGAAGACCCAGCCTTGACAGAGGAGTTTGAAACCCTGATTAAAACTCAAAGTTATAATGGTGCAAAAGCAATTGGAGAGGTTGCTGAAAAATACATTGCAATGTTTAGTGCAATGGAAGATGATTATTTCCGCGAAAGAGCTGCAGACGTAAAAGATGTCACAGATCGTTTGATTCGTTATATTTTAAACTTACCAGTAGCTGACTTAGCTTCAATTGCTGAGGAAGTAATTATTGTGGCAGAAGACTTAACTCCAAGTCAAACTGCCCAACTAAATCCAGCTTATGTTAAAGGTTTTGCATGTAATGTTGGGGGTAGAACTTCACATGCAGCCATTATGGCAAGAAGTTTAGAAATTCCAGCAGTTTTAGGTTTAAAAACTATTTTAAGTGCAGTTAGTGCAACTGATGTTTTAGCAATGGATGGGGCAACTGGTGAAATTGAAATTAATCCTCAAAAAACAGATGTTTGAACCAAAAAAGCAGAAACTTTTAAAAAGGAAAAAGCAGAATTAGAACAATTTAAAACTAAAAAAACAGTAACAAAAGATGGTTTCGATGGCTTTGTGTTAGAAGGAAATATTGGTAGCCCCAAAGATGTTGCAGCTGTCTTAGAAAATGGTGGAGAAGGAATTGGATTATTTAGATCAGAGTTTTTATACATGGATAATGATCACTTCCCAACTGAAGAAGAACAATTTGAAGCTTATAAACAAGTAGTTACAGATATGCAAGGTAAAGTAACCATTATTAGAACTTTAGATATTGGTGGGGACAAAAAACTATCTTACTTTAAATTCCCTGAAGAAATGAATCCATTTTTAGGATATCGTGCCATTCGTTTTACTCTTGATCGCAAAGACATTTTTAAAGACCAAATTAGAGCACTATTAAGAGCTAGTGCTTTTGGACCAGTAGGAATTATGTTTCCTATGATTGCTACAGTTGATGAATTTAAGACTGCCAAACAATTTACTTTAGACTGTAAAGCAGAACTTGAAAAAGCTGGAGTAGCAGTAGGAAAAGATTTACAAATTGGAATGATGGTTGAAATTCCAGCAGCAGCAGTGTTGGCAGACCAATTTGCTAAATATGCTGACTTTTTCAGTGTTGGAACCAATGATTTAATTCAATATTCAATGGCTGCTGACCGTATGAGTGAGCATGTGACTTATTTATACCAACCATACAACCCAGCTATTTTAAAACTTTTAAAATTAACAATTGATGGAGCTCACAAACATGGTAAGTGAGCTGGAATGTGTGGAGAAATGGCCGGAGAACCTGAAGCAGTACCATTATTAATGGGGCTAGGACTTGATGCTTACTCTATGTCTGCAACTAGCATCACAAAAGCTAGAAGCATTATGGCTAAATTAACTAGAAAAGAAACAGCAGAACTTGCTAACAAAGCACTTGAATGTGATACTACTGATGAAGTTTTAGCACTTGTACATAAATTAATGCAAACTAAATAA
- a CDS encoding HPr family phosphocarrier protein — protein MTSFKAIITDPVGLHARPASVLSKEASKFASDIKLKCGDKEANLKSIMNVMALAVKTGSEITVEAEGADEKEAITAIEQSMKDNSII, from the coding sequence ATGACTTCATTCAAAGCAATTATTACCGACCCTGTCGGATTACATGCAAGACCAGCTTCTGTATTATCAAAAGAAGCATCAAAATTTGCTTCTGATATCAAATTAAAATGTGGAGATAAAGAAGCTAACTTAAAATCAATTATGAACGTTATGGCACTTGCAGTAAAAACTGGATCTGAAATAACAGTTGAAGCAGAAGGTGCAGATGAAAAAGAAGCAATTACTGCAATTGAGCAATCAATGAAAGATAATTCAATTATCTAA
- a CDS encoding ATP-dependent helicase, giving the protein MMSNILADLNDQQLSSVITSDVPLRIIAGAGSGKTRVITTKIAYLIAHEKINPRKILAVTFTNKAANEMKNRVYKLTQQTTVPYIMTFHAFCVRVLREDFQAAGLTPNFQIIDHADQVRIVKDGLKHLDAYDPKAKEESRIIGKISVWKNKFLKPNEAEKESILPADKRYAKVYRYYQNHLEQNDKVDFDDLILKVHAVFKDNLEIRGKWQNRFDYVMVDEFQDTNYSQFDLIRWIVGARNCLTVVGDPDQNIYSWRGAKLSIILDFEQNYKNAKTIMLTQNYRSTKNILDLANKFIDNNKNRVKKDIFTVNSEGSKCQIKEAASKNFEAKFVAQEIKRLVDSGAYTYADIYVLYRTNAWSIEFEKELANAGIPYGLVGAFRFLERKEIKDVIALLKMVALHEDTAIERVFKFVPKIGTVTAQKIFDAARIQEISVYELLTQRTDLVNDITKHLAEFCQMLKLAETAYLNDERLVEVAKILINKSGLKDKLNLKNKDDFEVEQNIKTFLDQMTQFDFDYEKEPQSIVRVNKFLQDISLVTSTESETEVPNKVSLLTIHSAKGLENKVVFIAGLNQEVFPSRMSLSSIAGLEEERRAFYVAITRAQELLYISYVVGERSYITGGNELGPSRFIGELDPELYTIEKNIFFHSPGVMTSQKFSSGVVEKEPEKLDSGLEIGDCISHLMFGDGLVEQILDRFIKVAFKNPAFGVKSIPIKSSVWSKIKH; this is encoded by the coding sequence ATGATGAGTAATATTTTAGCAGATTTAAATGACCAACAACTATCCAGTGTTATTACTAGTGATGTGCCTTTAAGGATAATTGCTGGGGCTGGAAGTGGTAAAACAAGAGTAATTACAACAAAAATTGCTTACTTAATTGCCCATGAAAAAATTAATCCCAGAAAAATTCTAGCAGTTACATTTACAAATAAGGCAGCAAATGAAATGAAGAACAGAGTATATAAACTTACTCAACAAACAACTGTACCATATATTATGACTTTTCATGCCTTTTGTGTGCGGGTATTAAGAGAAGATTTTCAAGCAGCAGGTTTAACACCAAACTTTCAAATTATCGACCATGCAGATCAGGTGCGGATTGTTAAAGATGGTCTAAAGCACCTTGATGCATATGACCCCAAAGCAAAAGAAGAAAGCAGAATTATTGGTAAAATCAGTGTTTGAAAAAATAAGTTTCTTAAACCAAATGAAGCTGAAAAAGAAAGTATTTTGCCAGCAGATAAACGTTATGCAAAAGTTTATCGTTATTATCAAAATCATTTAGAACAAAATGACAAAGTAGATTTTGATGATTTGATTTTAAAAGTTCATGCTGTATTTAAAGATAATCTAGAAATTAGGGGCAAGTGACAAAATCGTTTTGATTATGTTATGGTTGATGAGTTTCAAGATACCAACTATTCTCAATTTGATTTAATTCGTTGAATTGTTGGTGCGCGAAATTGTTTGACAGTGGTGGGGGACCCAGACCAAAACATTTATTCATGAAGAGGTGCAAAATTAAGTATTATTTTGGATTTTGAACAAAACTATAAGAATGCCAAAACAATTATGCTAACTCAAAATTATCGTTCAACAAAAAACATTTTAGATCTTGCTAATAAATTTATTGACAACAATAAAAATAGAGTTAAAAAAGATATTTTTACAGTTAATAGTGAAGGTAGTAAATGTCAAATTAAAGAAGCAGCTTCAAAAAATTTTGAAGCAAAATTTGTAGCCCAAGAAATTAAGAGACTTGTGGACTCAGGTGCATATACTTATGCAGATATTTATGTTTTGTACCGAACTAATGCTTGATCAATTGAATTTGAAAAAGAGTTAGCCAATGCAGGTATTCCTTATGGTTTAGTCGGGGCTTTTCGTTTCTTAGAAAGAAAAGAGATTAAAGATGTTATAGCATTGTTGAAAATGGTTGCCTTGCATGAAGATACTGCTATTGAAAGAGTTTTTAAATTTGTTCCCAAAATAGGAACAGTAACAGCTCAAAAGATTTTTGATGCAGCTCGAATTCAAGAAATTAGTGTTTATGAATTGTTAACCCAAAGAACTGATTTGGTAAATGACATTACCAAACATTTAGCAGAGTTTTGTCAAATGTTAAAATTAGCAGAGACAGCTTACCTAAATGATGAAAGACTTGTTGAAGTTGCTAAAATCTTAATTAATAAGTCAGGTTTAAAAGACAAATTAAACCTTAAAAATAAAGATGACTTTGAAGTAGAGCAAAATATTAAAACTTTTTTAGACCAAATGACCCAATTTGATTTTGACTATGAAAAAGAACCCCAATCAATTGTTAGGGTAAACAAGTTTTTACAAGATATTTCCCTGGTTACAAGCACAGAAAGTGAAACAGAAGTGCCAAATAAAGTTAGCTTATTAACAATTCACTCTGCCAAAGGTCTTGAAAATAAAGTTGTTTTTATTGCAGGATTAAATCAAGAAGTTTTCCCATCTAGAATGAGCCTAAGCTCTATTGCTGGGCTTGAAGAAGAAAGAAGAGCCTTTTATGTTGCCATTACTAGAGCACAAGAACTCTTGTATATCTCTTATGTTGTTGGTGAAAGGTCTTACATTACAGGTGGAAATGAATTAGGACCAAGTCGCTTTATTGGTGAATTAGATCCAGAACTTTATACCATTGAAAAAAACATCTTTTTCCATTCACCAGGAGTTATGACCAGTCAGAAGTTTAGTTCTGGGGTTGTTGAAAAGGAACCTGAAAAACTAGATTCAGGACTTGAAATTGGAGATTGTATTAGCCATTTAATGTTTGGTGATGGCCTGGTTGAGCAAATTTTAGACCGATTTATTAAAGTAGCATTTAAAAACCCTGCTTTTGGGGTGAAAAGCATCCCAATAAAGTCGAGTGTTTGGTCAAAAATTAAGCACTAG
- a CDS encoding RDD family protein — protein MMNEINTDKLEVKNTSQGAELPHLGRIFFARLFDVVITAIPSIILLIFYPVTDWVGAVVVTAVGLLVILLYFVTIPSFFAGMTLGKLILGLRLDRHEKKIGFLALLARETYYLFIPSFILLICQITTIVVYSAMSKNQNISQENISETLNLIQRIGYLIYVCWYLFVCVTIYLQKNHQSSIDYKLKIFCVKKPEKQFTIINEAEPVTFHVHLEDKKPGIIPVEEIFKEPEIEEETQRLEEQNDE, from the coding sequence ATGATGAATGAAATCAACACTGATAAATTAGAAGTCAAAAATACTTCTCAAGGGGCAGAACTACCACACTTGGGAAGAATTTTTTTTGCTAGGTTATTTGATGTTGTGATTACAGCAATTCCATCAATAATTTTGTTAATTTTTTACCCAGTTACTGATTGAGTTGGGGCAGTAGTTGTCACTGCTGTTGGGTTATTAGTAATTTTGCTTTACTTTGTTACTATACCAAGTTTTTTTGCAGGAATGACTTTAGGTAAATTAATTTTGGGTTTACGTTTGGATCGACATGAGAAAAAAATTGGTTTTTTAGCACTTTTAGCTAGAGAAACCTATTACCTTTTTATTCCCAGTTTTATCTTATTAATTTGTCAAATTACCACAATAGTGGTTTATAGTGCTATGAGTAAAAACCAAAACATTAGTCAAGAGAATATTTCTGAAACTCTTAATTTAATTCAAAGAATTGGGTATTTAATTTATGTTTGCTGATACTTATTTGTTTGTGTGACAATCTACTTACAAAAAAATCACCAATCAAGTATTGATTATAAATTAAAAATATTTTGTGTAAAAAAACCAGAAAAACAATTTACAATAATAAATGAAGCAGAACCTGTCACATTTCATGTTCATTTAGAGGACAAAAAACCTGGGATTATCCCAGTTGAAGAAATTTTTAAGGAACCAGAAATAGAAGAAGAAACACAAAGATTGGAGGAACAAAATGATGAGTAA
- a CDS encoding glycosyltransferase family 2 protein codes for MLLSFIIATKENTPVFEKTFQSILSQSNQDFEIILVLDRSIVENAKQNFGKDIFWEHENVKLVLNNSVQGIAASYNTAISVAEGDYIKFVNEGDTLEDNFVQTIAQNLAKYPDVNIDVLEYSGKLSGMVDVGTVTYLQLDKLYALEQEPEPLAYTNLILFNKLFRTKLLQLYNFKFQRFVRYDALFTYKVLTQTKYYLHIATDKYIEEIIIQQPDYSAFDTVNQWAHIFNYYRRMGKFKVYKDELYYAYYKSVLHIWLWTIKHYDNKVLLKKSIDFVNKKVVNKIEDFTQANKIFLQSKDAKFTEICKNYLKYLKDIQK; via the coding sequence ATGTTACTATCATTTATTATTGCAACAAAAGAAAATACACCAGTATTTGAGAAAACCTTTCAAAGCATTTTAAGCCAAAGTAATCAAGATTTTGAAATTATTTTGGTGCTTGATCGCAGCATTGTTGAAAATGCCAAACAAAACTTTGGTAAGGATATTTTTTGAGAACATGAAAATGTTAAATTAGTCTTGAACAATTCAGTACAAGGAATAGCTGCTTCTTACAACACTGCAATTTCTGTTGCAGAAGGTGATTACATAAAATTTGTTAATGAAGGAGATACATTAGAAGATAACTTTGTTCAAACAATTGCACAAAATCTTGCAAAGTACCCAGATGTTAATATTGATGTTTTAGAATATAGTGGTAAGTTATCTGGAATGGTTGATGTGGGTACAGTAACTTATTTACAATTAGATAAACTTTATGCACTCGAACAAGAGCCTGAACCATTAGCATACACAAACTTGATTTTGTTTAACAAATTATTTAGAACTAAGCTTCTACAATTATATAATTTTAAATTCCAAAGGTTTGTAAGATATGATGCTTTATTTACCTACAAGGTTTTAACCCAAACAAAGTACTATCTGCACATTGCAACTGATAAATATATTGAAGAAATTATTATTCAACAACCAGATTACTCTGCTTTTGATACAGTAAATCAGTGGGCACATATTTTTAATTATTATCGCAGAATGGGTAAATTTAAAGTGTATAAAGATGAGCTATATTATGCTTACTATAAATCAGTGTTACACATCTGATTATGAACTATAAAACACTATGATAATAAAGTTCTGTTAAAAAAATCAATTGATTTTGTTAACAAAAAAGTAGTTAATAAAATTGAGGACTTTACACAAGCAAACAAAATTTTCTTACAAAGTAAAGATGCTAAGTTTACAGAAATTTGTAAAAATTATTTAAAATATCTTAAAGATATCCAAAAATAA
- the asnS gene encoding asparagine--tRNA ligase, whose product MDIKELYAKHQKLVGKQVELIARVRNHRQGKSIGFLVLNDGTSINDVQVVYKADVAGFSKISEARVAAIVAVTGTVVLTPGKPQPFELQATKCELLAQCVEDYPLQKKEHSPEFLREIAHLRARTKTFQAIFKIRSAASFAIHQFFNSNDFLYVQTPIITENDAEGAGEAFIVTTRTDANYAEDFFGKKAALSVSGQLNAEAYAQAFKKVYTFGPTFRAENSYTSRHASEFWMIEPEVAFSDLKDNIELIEAMLKAVIRYLFENVSEELEFCDKNLEPGLIEKLEKVRDAKFVVTEYAQVIEILQTAIANGHVFEDNNVYFGLDLGTEHERYLCEVVNKAPTFVINYPKEIKAFYMKLNADQKTVAAVDLLVPGIGELVGGSQREDDYDKLIARCHEMKIDPKELGWYNDLRKFGYYKSAGFGLGFERLIMYVTGAQNIRDVIAFPRTPKNLLF is encoded by the coding sequence ATGGATATTAAAGAATTATATGCCAAGCACCAGAAGTTGGTTGGCAAACAAGTGGAGTTAATAGCTCGAGTAAGAAACCATCGTCAAGGAAAAAGTATTGGTTTTTTAGTGCTTAATGATGGAACAAGCATCAATGATGTACAAGTAGTTTATAAAGCTGATGTGGCTGGATTTAGTAAAATTAGTGAAGCCCGAGTTGCTGCAATAGTTGCTGTGACTGGAACAGTAGTGTTAACTCCAGGAAAACCTCAACCATTTGAACTACAAGCCACTAAATGTGAATTGTTAGCTCAATGTGTGGAAGATTACCCGTTGCAAAAAAAAGAACACTCACCAGAGTTTTTAAGAGAAATTGCTCATTTAAGAGCAAGAACAAAAACTTTTCAAGCAATTTTTAAAATAAGAAGTGCTGCTTCATTTGCAATACACCAATTTTTTAATTCGAATGATTTTTTATATGTACAAACACCAATTATTACAGAAAATGATGCAGAAGGTGCTGGAGAAGCATTTATTGTAACAACTCGCACAGATGCAAACTATGCTGAAGATTTTTTTGGTAAAAAAGCTGCTTTATCAGTTTCTGGGCAATTAAATGCAGAAGCATATGCTCAGGCATTTAAAAAAGTTTATACTTTTGGACCAACTTTTAGAGCAGAAAATTCATATACTTCAAGACATGCTTCTGAGTTTTGAATGATTGAACCTGAAGTGGCTTTTAGTGACCTAAAAGATAACATTGAACTAATTGAAGCTATGTTAAAAGCAGTTATTAGGTACTTGTTTGAAAATGTTAGTGAAGAGTTAGAATTTTGTGATAAAAACCTAGAACCAGGTTTAATTGAAAAACTTGAAAAAGTTAGAGATGCAAAATTTGTTGTCACTGAATATGCACAAGTCATTGAAATTTTACAAACAGCCATTGCTAATGGCCATGTTTTTGAAGATAACAATGTTTACTTTGGGTTAGATTTAGGCACTGAACATGAGCGTTATTTGTGTGAAGTAGTTAACAAAGCTCCAACCTTTGTCATAAACTATCCAAAAGAAATTAAAGCATTTTACATGAAATTAAATGCAGATCAAAAAACAGTAGCAGCAGTTGATTTACTAGTTCCAGGAATTGGTGAATTAGTTGGTGGAAGTCAAAGAGAAGATGATTATGATAAACTAATTGCTCGTTGTCATGAAATGAAAATTGATCCAAAAGAGTTGGGTTGATATAATGACTTGAGAAAATTCGGTTATTACAAATCTGCTGGATTTGGTCTTGGTTTTGAAAGATTAATTATGTATGTTACTGGAGCTCAAAATATTCGAGATGTAATTGCTTTCCCTCGAACACCAAAAAATCTATTATTTTAA
- a CDS encoding alpha/beta hydrolase, translating into MGKEGKTLTNNVRKFLYIFYMSLERPFKPSRRKRKGVDPKVQSILRTNNIVKKFYKRPELEITDFKNIKVIEFNTEDNLKIVGYDYEPNPGSNKWVIACHWFAGHKNCSLHHAKVFAEMGWNILTFDFRGHGDSQKATTTAIDEYKDLLAAIAWLKKNKKVDELALMGTSMGAFVVNYVSVRYANMLKELNLKFVISDCTYNNIGTLFKHVKLVYLKFIRKRKSNAFVVKQIKVHQKKNPHTDYINTDVLKLVNKGSDPLVPTFFTHSLDDAVTPPTDSYELMLARSKKIDLDHYKIYTNSMHTQAIRLHFKSFNYEIASFINKFSPDEKRFKELVDKWELLTITDKKDKKSLELE; encoded by the coding sequence ATGGGTAAGGAAGGAAAAACACTGACGAATAATGTTCGAAAGTTTTTATATATATTTTATATGTCATTGGAGAGGCCCTTTAAACCTTCAAGAAGAAAGCGTAAAGGTGTCGACCCAAAAGTACAATCAATTCTAAGAACTAACAATATCGTGAAGAAATTTTATAAACGACCAGAACTAGAAATTACTGATTTTAAAAATATTAAAGTTATTGAGTTTAATACTGAAGATAACTTGAAAATAGTTGGTTATGATTATGAACCAAATCCTGGTAGCAATAAGTGAGTTATTGCTTGCCACTGATTTGCAGGACATAAAAATTGTTCCTTACATCATGCCAAAGTCTTTGCTGAAATGGGTTGAAATATTTTAACCTTTGATTTTCGCGGTCATGGGGATTCACAAAAAGCCACCACCACAGCAATTGATGAATATAAAGATTTATTAGCAGCCATAGCTTGGTTGAAAAAAAATAAAAAGGTTGATGAATTGGCTTTAATGGGAACAAGTATGGGTGCCTTTGTAGTCAACTATGTTTCAGTTCGCTATGCAAATATGTTAAAAGAACTCAATTTAAAATTTGTGATTTCAGATTGTACCTATAATAATATAGGTACTTTGTTTAAACATGTTAAATTGGTTTACTTAAAATTTATTAGAAAAAGAAAAAGTAATGCTTTTGTTGTTAAACAAATTAAAGTTCACCAGAAAAAAAATCCCCATACTGATTATATTAATACTGATGTTTTGAAATTGGTAAATAAAGGATCAGATCCATTAGTACCAACATTTTTTACTCATAGTCTTGATGATGCAGTGACACCACCAACTGATTCTTATGAGTTGATGTTAGCTCGTTCCAAAAAAATAGATTTAGATCATTATAAAATTTATACCAACTCAATGCATACACAAGCAATCAGATTACATTTTAAATCGTTTAATTATGAAATAGCTAGTTTTATTAATAAATTCTCACCTGATGAAAAAAGGTTTAAAGAGTTAGTTGATAAATGAGAATTGCTAACAATAACAGATAAAAAAGATAAAAAATCGCTAGAATTAGAATAA